The following coding sequences lie in one Arachis hypogaea cultivar Tifrunner chromosome 9, arahy.Tifrunner.gnm2.J5K5, whole genome shotgun sequence genomic window:
- the LOC112711883 gene encoding uncharacterized protein yields MMKRLPSRSNRSKGIRVKHVLQIVLLLGVCFWLIYQVKHNHDKKKEYDENDEKLLVQTQANQILKLGRKDLHPVKDEVNRNEKRDEEEEDENVVEDVVNKPEPTYEEDDDEGSKNETEESEDNKHEVRDQREEENKLDAEEQQEEDENKSEEMEDEGRGVGDDEIDENDQEKTEVGTDHDEEFVDEEKEKEKEEVDEKENENGEGEGEGKGELVENHNTREAREEHYKGDDASSAVTHDAHTTNTETEALSLGNSDVNLVTNKTKPENEATYSDESNSNQKDSDLKVTEGDLTRNPSNATSGIEGGNNTLSNPVDSSNLNNTATTNSNNHLEASSDMKNMTTEASNNLSGAGVDTLSSSDQNKTVILSESDHSQNSTRNTTISGDDRVQTDGLVQSDNRNRVSEENLHDSNATATVKTENGDASAGESLTLGSGESENARLLASNETGNGSRNEISDVSEGDNHEGNSGSEDEIFKGDSQTDEMSDESSANGTSDSVDGIDSSDDAKFRTDLDTLPDFRNEGENGGEIAAE; encoded by the coding sequence ATGATGAAACGGCTTCCAAGTAGGAGTAATAGATCCAAAGGCATCAGGGTAAAACATGTTCTGCAAATTGTTCTGTTGCTTGGTGTTTGCTTCTGGTTAATCTACCAGGTTAAGCACAATCATGATAAGAAGAAGGAATATGATGAGAATGATGAAAAGTTATTGGTCCAAACACAGGCAAATCAGATTTTGAAACTTGGTAGGAAAGACCTTCATCCAGTTAAGGATGAAGTAAATCGGAATGAAAAGCgtgatgaagaagaggaggatgaaaatgtTGTAGAGGATGTGGTAAATAAACCTGAACCGACTTATGAAGAAGACGACGATGAAGGAAGCAAGAATGAAACTGAAGAAAGTGAAGACAACAAGCATGAGGTGAGAGAtcagagggaagaagaaaataagctCGATGCCGAAGAACAACAGGAGGAAGATGAAAACAAAAGTGAAGAGATGGAAGATGAAGGAAGAGGAGTAGGAGATGATGAGATAGATGAAaatgatcaagagaaaacagaggTGGGTACAGATCATGATGAAGAGTTTGTGgatgaagagaaagagaaagagaaagaagaagttgatgaaaaggaaaatgaaaacgGCGAGGGTGAGGGTGAGGGAAAGGGGGAATTAGTTGAAAACCACAACACCCGTGAAGCTCGAGAGGAACATTACAAGGGAGATGATGCTTCTAGTGCTGTAACTCATGATGCTCATACAACTAATACTGAAACTGAGGCATTGAGTTTGGGAAACTCTGATGTAAACTTAGTCACTAATAAAACAAAACCCGAAAATGAGGCGACTTATTCAGATGAAAGCAACAGCAATCAAAAGGATTCAGATTTGAAGGTTACAGAAGGTGATCTGACTCGCAATCCTTCAAATGCAACTTCTGGTATAGAGGGTGGAAACAACACTCTGTCCAATCCAGTGGATAGCTCAAATCTGAACAACACGGCCACAACAAACTCCAACAACCACTTGGAAGCAAGCAGTGACATGAAAAATATGACCACAGAAGCAAGCAATAACTTGAGTGGTGCTGGTGTCGACACTTTGAGTTCATCTGATCAGAATAAGACAGTGATTCTATCTGAATCAGATCATTCTCAAAATTCTACCAGGAACACAACCATTTCCGGTGATGACAGAGTCCAAACAGATGGGTTAGTGCAGAGTGATAACAGAAACAGAGTCTCTGAAGAGAACCTGCATGATTCCAATGCAACAGCCACTGTTAAGACCGAAAATGGAGACGCATCTGCAGGAGAATCCTTAACTCTAGGCAGTGGTGAGTCAGAGAATGCAAGATTGTTGGCATCGAATGAAACTGGGAACGGTTCGAGAAATGAAATCTCTGATGTCTCTGAGGGTGACAACCACGAAGGTAACTCTGGCTCCGAGGATGAGATTTTTAAAGGTGACAGCCAAACGGATGAAATGTCAGATGAGTCATCTGCCAATGGTACTTCGGATTCAGTTGATGGCATTGATTCCTCAGATGATGCGAAGTTTCGAACGGATCTTGATACATTACCAGATTTCAGAAATGAAGGAGAAAATGGTGGTGAAATAGCAGCAGAGTAA
- the LOC112713078 gene encoding agamous-like MADS-box protein AGL61 has protein sequence MEMLKQKKKTTGRKRIEIKKLEKEANKQVTFSKRRAGMFKKASELCILCNAHVAIIVFSPADKLFCFGEPSTEAVVERYLKGAPDFEPMKSSERKKPVSCEEHNRKYEEAMKALELEKKNKADVEGFAKVWGRGEWWNEEIHEMSVEQLEQFLVAIYELRSRLLQRAAEIMMMHGML, from the coding sequence ATGGAGATGTTGaagcagaaaaagaaaacaacagGGAGGAAGAGGATTGAGATCAAGAAGCTTGAGAAAGAAGCAAACAAGCAAGTCACCTTCTCAAAGCGGCGAGCCGGGATGTTTAAGAAAGCCAGTGAGCTATGCATATTATGCAATGCTCACGTTGCCATTATAGTGTTCTCGCCGGCCGACAAGTTGTTCTGCTTTGGAGAACCCAGCACGGAGGCTGTGGTGGAGCGGTACCTGAAAGGAGCGCCAGATTTTGAGCCAATGAAGTCCTCCGAAAGGAAGAAGCCGGTGTCATGCGAAGAGCATAACAGAAAATACGAAGAGGCGATGAAGGCGTTGGAGTTGGAAAAGAAGAACAAGGCTGATGTTGAAGGTTTTGCTAAGGTTTGGGGGAGAGGGGAATGGTGGAATGAAGAGATTCATGAGATGAGTGTTGAGCAGTTGGAGCAGTTTTTGGTAGCCATTTATGAATTGAGGAGTAGGCTTCTTCAAAGGGCTGCTGAAATCATGATGATGCATGGAATGTTATAG